The Vescimonas coprocola genome includes a window with the following:
- a CDS encoding PcfB family protein, translating to MQDEVNTKVVAIMIKGGKISAEVLKKALDKFVQEIEKAQKQMQQPKTYRGKQSIKHLMSQNAAISNIEVTDGNIKSFERTASKYGLDFALKKDVSVEPPSYLVFFKGRDVDVMTAAFKEFSAKTVKQKEQPSIRHKLDQEKAQSKAQHKEKVKVKTKDRGVEL from the coding sequence ATGCAGGATGAAGTCAACACCAAAGTTGTTGCAATCATGATCAAGGGCGGCAAAATCTCAGCCGAGGTGCTGAAAAAGGCACTGGACAAGTTCGTGCAGGAGATTGAGAAGGCGCAGAAGCAGATGCAGCAGCCCAAAACCTATCGCGGCAAACAGTCCATCAAGCATCTGATGAGCCAGAACGCCGCCATCTCCAACATCGAAGTAACGGACGGCAACATCAAGTCCTTTGAGCGGACTGCCAGCAAATACGGTTTGGACTTTGCGCTCAAGAAGGATGTTTCCGTAGAGCCGCCCAGCTATCTTGTCTTCTTCAAGGGACGGGACGTTGATGTCATGACCGCCGCCTTCAAAGAGTTCTCCGCCAAGACGGTCAAGCAGAAGGAACAGCCGTCCATCCGGCACAAGCTGGATCAGGAGAAAGCCCAAAGCAAGGCGCAGCATAAGGAGAAAGTCAAGGTCAAGACCAAGGATCGGGGTGTGGAGCTGTGA
- a CDS encoding DUF6050 family protein, which translates to MGAIKVFLKEVLLPIALAFCLASFLKPIYMPDGVCDYFLMWICVGLPFGIRRMCLWLVPSGYGISGSVGIFALNLIIGGLIGGLAFFIGLLLGVIHTIREII; encoded by the coding sequence GTGGGTGCTATCAAAGTCTTCTTGAAGGAGGTTCTGCTTCCAATCGCGCTTGCGTTCTGCCTCGCGTCATTTCTCAAGCCGATCTATATGCCTGACGGCGTATGTGACTACTTCCTTATGTGGATCTGCGTCGGCTTGCCATTCGGCATCCGGAGGATGTGCCTCTGGCTCGTTCCCAGCGGCTACGGTATCTCCGGCTCAGTCGGCATCTTCGCATTGAACTTAATCATAGGCGGTCTTATCGGAGGACTTGCCTTCTTCATCGGGCTGCTGCTCGGTGTCATTCATACCATCCGAGAAATCATCTGA
- a CDS encoding recombinase family protein, translating into MSSQKLLLEKYAAEKGFTNTLFLYDDGYSGTNFNRPGWQQVMELMENGQVETLIVKDYCAIIGLNQKDLENQGILA; encoded by the coding sequence ATCTCGTCTCAAAAACTTCTGCTCGAGAAGTATGCAGCTGAGAAAGGATTCACCAACACCCTCTTCCTGTATGACGACGGTTACTCTGGAACGAACTTCAATCGCCCAGGCTGGCAGCAGGTCATGGAACTGATGGAAAACGGTCAGGTGGAAACACTCATCGTCAAGGATTATTGTGCGATAATAGGACTAAATCAGAAAGACCTTGAAAATCAAGGCATTCTGGCTTAG
- a CDS encoding InlB B-repeat-containing protein, which produces MKRVIALLLTLVMLLGLVPTALAAEAAAPDGTVVKAEEVSGTPRLDAMAENGSAAETTQPTGHQPDDMVTILVELERAPVLEGFAAKKTASTSSAGAEIAAYLAGGRAEKQDAAIRRDQKKVFAEIQAAQPAALQAEGTCTACAPELMEQWTVLFNGMAVRAPYGMLDTIRNLKGVKSAHVQHVYSQPTSPATNAGVAGYSYDMVHLQEVWNKGYTGKGMLVAVVDSGLDMEYSSWWSDEEGANVTGLRRVHEAFRDDSFYSQLSNSDLRYTKESLLAFLNGRQLNANRLSPASNEAMYKTRKVPFAFDYAGDADPYTGEIISGDVNVRNSGSNHGTHVSGTVAGFVQSQEGEVLFSGVAPDAQLMMMKVFADGGNSGATESAILNALEDAMTLGADAVNLSLGSDNGFAYDDTAIHGVYARLEQAGVILMTAAGNSENSPAQGNERGGLNLAEDPDISMMSSPAVYPSNLAVASINSTINMQSVLSWTDAQGQSHTVPFSDPNEVAMKGKFPESQSFVVYDAGYGTYMDYYNAGFSNGYNGGKTGIALVKRGSADGSTLSFADKINNASSFSGTNYMGESYGVLAVLVYDSDPAATTLINMNTDNTSLTSAFISGVDGAAMIDALNAGQEVRITVHQQDQLSDWEEGGQMSSFTSWGSGSGLELKPEITAPGGNIWSTVMDSSYVEGAGKYDDYTGSYSLMSGTSMATPHMAGLAALVEQYVKSQHPQQDAAASADLTNHLLVSTAVPQQENGVYVSPRRQGAGLVNAAAAISTPAYIDVDGKLVGKLELGDDPGWSGSYDLDFRVENLGSDALSYSMKAVLLRPDTAEQDGKTMVLASDVLIREVDLGSVSVPAGGTQVSRTVSLTASDIAAIRDLFPNGSYVEGFVILTAADGSAPQIGMPLLAFLGDWTSAPILDRANWFDEPQDGENVMNNDCTLGVNVVGSTIRSAGEVVNFLNLGQNIFDTDIAAESKQTVFHQENFAISPDGSGYFDAIDDLELYQLRDAKLFVTEVRNKNTNELYFRTFNTYVPRSVYQAGYGVVLPMSLYYFTDAWDGTDLNGDVLPNGTQCVYTITAYGEGDYGDTVDNEELGRPVTDFESFVDGKEPTFNGHKMDKTGDVLSFDVLVDTQAPKLENNAVTFYQKDGRTYMQGTVYDEDGSLASVAVHAQVSRTYTDSTGREITEYNIDLLNPLYSQSIYDADTHTFTFTADVTEYRGSYNWTGNVYLSCGDYAANDRTYAIKVDASQGLTLSQTSARLHPGQSFDLSVNNNTGSTAPITRTSSNPEVATVDEFGHVVAVAPGQAIITVSNGTYSALCVIAVEASSTEVKDFKLSMDHFSGLKPNGAITVRVVDLQPADVEIYQNQWLVYEDDEDWAGLVSVSQNSSDALEGLIDLNYQASADKIPSGTGHLDVTINGVTRTMTFDWEDVYQTSDQEDLQSDAYYNEQTYYVTAGETASLIARYRQTHSFSDVKLYTAQGYVSGGSDNPTTAATGLVLDGPDFVLSGSEPWRGRLVNTEGYALPESIHVVYRYDYGYEYELTENAMYNGYTYDRTTGDIVVSAPYGSSTTVVIRADGTEKAGNPAGALSGVTYDRPDSTYGPFNWTVTEGGGKLETAEDVNVNGTRKNVAYYTPSEPGVSYLTATTKDGQYHVNFAVVCLPVQANTLRLDDTRATLHPLETLALNATLTPTPTRAEDAALTWTSFNPEVATVDENGVVTAHKPGYAYIKVSTDINTSVTAYCVVEVLPGQGYTVTLDANGGMVKPDSVSVQYGIAVGQLPVPVREGYTFDGWYDENGAQYTEDTIYAIAGDATLTARWTANIYEITLDANGGVTDVALVQVTFGQAVGALPTPTREGYVFLGWFDEVGSRYDASTVYSTADGVTLTARWGQEDSTFTITLNANGGKVEPSALAVVYGQAVGTLPVPTREGYTFGGWYDKDGNRYDASSVYSVKGDTTLTARWIENSVQTGDGFPIFLLSGAMMAAAAGAVMLLLKRRKLMGE; this is translated from the coding sequence ATGAAACGAGTGATCGCACTGCTACTGACGCTGGTCATGCTGCTGGGCCTGGTGCCCACGGCTCTGGCCGCCGAAGCCGCCGCCCCCGACGGGACCGTGGTGAAGGCGGAGGAGGTCAGCGGCACCCCCCGGCTGGACGCCATGGCGGAGAACGGCTCTGCGGCGGAAACCACCCAGCCCACCGGGCATCAGCCCGATGATATGGTGACCATCCTCGTGGAGCTGGAGCGCGCTCCCGTGCTGGAGGGCTTTGCCGCGAAGAAAACGGCTTCCACCAGCTCTGCCGGTGCGGAGATCGCCGCCTATCTTGCCGGCGGCCGCGCGGAGAAACAGGATGCCGCCATTCGCCGGGATCAGAAAAAGGTCTTTGCCGAGATCCAGGCGGCCCAGCCCGCCGCTCTCCAGGCGGAGGGCACCTGCACTGCCTGTGCCCCTGAGCTGATGGAGCAGTGGACGGTGCTCTTTAACGGCATGGCCGTCCGCGCCCCCTATGGCATGCTGGATACCATCCGCAATCTGAAGGGTGTGAAGTCCGCCCATGTGCAGCATGTTTACAGTCAGCCCACCTCTCCGGCCACCAATGCCGGTGTGGCAGGCTACAGCTATGACATGGTCCACCTGCAGGAGGTCTGGAACAAGGGCTACACCGGCAAGGGAATGCTGGTGGCCGTGGTGGATTCCGGCCTGGACATGGAGTATTCCAGCTGGTGGAGCGATGAGGAGGGCGCCAACGTCACCGGTCTGCGCCGGGTCCACGAGGCCTTCCGGGACGACTCCTTCTACTCCCAGCTCAGCAACAGCGACCTGCGCTATACCAAGGAGTCCCTGCTGGCCTTCCTGAACGGCCGCCAGCTCAATGCCAATAGGCTGAGCCCCGCCTCCAACGAGGCCATGTACAAGACCCGCAAGGTCCCCTTCGCCTTTGACTACGCCGGAGACGCCGACCCCTATACCGGCGAGATCATCAGCGGCGACGTCAACGTCCGCAACAGCGGCAGCAACCACGGCACCCACGTCTCCGGCACCGTGGCGGGCTTTGTCCAGAGCCAGGAGGGCGAGGTCCTCTTTTCCGGCGTAGCCCCCGATGCCCAGCTGATGATGATGAAGGTCTTTGCCGACGGCGGCAACTCCGGCGCCACGGAAAGCGCCATTCTCAACGCCCTGGAGGACGCCATGACCCTGGGCGCCGACGCCGTGAACCTGTCTCTGGGCTCCGACAACGGCTTTGCCTATGACGACACCGCCATCCACGGCGTTTATGCCCGGCTGGAGCAGGCCGGCGTCATCCTGATGACCGCCGCCGGCAACAGCGAAAACTCCCCCGCCCAGGGCAATGAGCGGGGCGGCCTGAACCTGGCGGAGGACCCGGATATCTCCATGATGTCCTCTCCCGCCGTCTACCCCTCCAACCTGGCGGTGGCCTCCATCAACAGCACCATCAACATGCAGAGTGTGCTGAGCTGGACCGACGCCCAGGGCCAGAGCCATACCGTGCCCTTCTCCGACCCCAACGAAGTGGCCATGAAGGGGAAGTTCCCCGAGAGCCAGAGCTTCGTTGTGTATGACGCGGGCTACGGCACCTACATGGACTACTACAACGCCGGATTCAGCAACGGCTACAACGGCGGCAAGACGGGTATTGCCCTGGTCAAGCGCGGCAGCGCAGACGGCAGCACCCTCTCCTTCGCCGACAAGATCAACAATGCCAGCAGCTTCTCCGGCACCAACTACATGGGCGAGAGCTACGGCGTGCTGGCTGTGCTGGTTTATGACAGCGACCCCGCCGCCACCACGCTTATCAACATGAACACGGACAACACCTCGCTGACCTCCGCCTTTATTTCCGGCGTGGACGGCGCGGCCATGATCGATGCGCTGAACGCCGGGCAGGAGGTCCGCATCACCGTTCACCAGCAGGACCAGCTGTCCGACTGGGAGGAGGGCGGCCAGATGTCCTCCTTCACCTCCTGGGGCAGCGGCTCCGGACTGGAGCTGAAGCCCGAGATCACCGCCCCCGGCGGCAACATCTGGTCCACCGTGATGGACAGCAGCTATGTGGAGGGCGCCGGGAAGTACGATGACTATACCGGGTCCTACAGTCTGATGAGCGGCACCTCCATGGCGACGCCCCATATGGCGGGCCTGGCCGCGCTGGTGGAGCAGTATGTCAAGTCCCAGCATCCCCAGCAGGACGCCGCCGCCAGCGCCGACCTGACCAACCATCTGCTGGTGAGCACCGCCGTGCCCCAGCAGGAGAACGGCGTATACGTCTCTCCCCGCCGCCAGGGCGCCGGCCTTGTGAACGCAGCCGCGGCCATTTCCACCCCTGCCTACATCGATGTGGACGGCAAGCTGGTGGGCAAGCTGGAGCTGGGCGACGATCCCGGCTGGAGCGGCAGCTATGATCTGGACTTCCGGGTGGAGAACCTGGGCAGCGACGCCCTGAGCTACAGCATGAAGGCCGTGCTTCTGCGGCCGGATACCGCAGAGCAGGACGGCAAGACCATGGTCCTTGCCAGCGATGTGCTGATCCGTGAGGTGGATCTGGGCAGCGTCAGCGTGCCCGCCGGCGGCACACAGGTCAGCCGGACCGTTTCCCTCACCGCTTCCGACATCGCCGCCATCCGCGACCTGTTCCCCAACGGCAGCTATGTGGAGGGCTTTGTGATCCTCACCGCCGCCGACGGCTCCGCGCCTCAGATCGGCATGCCCCTGCTGGCCTTCCTGGGCGACTGGACCTCTGCCCCCATCCTGGACCGCGCCAACTGGTTCGACGAGCCCCAGGACGGCGAAAACGTGATGAACAACGACTGTACCCTGGGCGTCAACGTGGTGGGCAGTACCATCCGCAGCGCCGGGGAAGTGGTGAACTTCCTGAACCTGGGCCAGAACATCTTTGATACCGACATTGCCGCCGAGAGCAAGCAGACAGTTTTCCACCAGGAGAACTTTGCCATCTCCCCGGACGGCAGCGGCTATTTCGACGCCATTGACGACCTTGAGCTCTATCAGCTGCGGGATGCCAAGCTCTTTGTCACCGAGGTCCGGAACAAGAACACCAACGAGCTCTATTTCCGCACCTTCAACACCTATGTGCCCCGCAGCGTCTATCAGGCCGGCTACGGCGTGGTCCTGCCCATGTCCCTTTACTACTTCACGGATGCCTGGGATGGAACGGACCTGAACGGCGACGTCCTGCCCAACGGCACCCAGTGCGTTTACACCATTACCGCCTATGGCGAGGGTGACTACGGCGACACCGTGGACAATGAGGAGCTGGGCCGCCCGGTGACGGACTTCGAGTCCTTCGTGGACGGCAAGGAGCCCACCTTCAACGGCCACAAAATGGACAAGACCGGCGACGTGCTCTCCTTCGACGTGCTGGTGGACACCCAGGCCCCCAAGCTGGAGAACAACGCCGTGACCTTCTATCAGAAGGATGGCCGCACCTATATGCAGGGCACCGTCTATGACGAGGACGGCTCCCTGGCCTCCGTGGCGGTCCACGCCCAGGTGAGCCGGACCTATACCGACTCCACCGGCCGGGAAATCACCGAGTACAACATCGATCTGCTGAATCCCCTGTATTCCCAGAGCATTTATGACGCCGATACCCACACCTTCACCTTCACCGCAGATGTGACGGAGTATCGCGGCAGCTACAACTGGACCGGCAACGTGTATCTCTCCTGCGGCGACTATGCGGCCAATGACCGCACCTATGCCATCAAGGTGGACGCCTCCCAGGGCCTGACCCTGTCCCAGACATCCGCCCGCCTGCACCCCGGCCAGAGCTTTGACCTCAGCGTGAACAACAACACCGGCTCCACGGCGCCCATCACCCGCACCTCCAGCAACCCCGAGGTGGCCACGGTGGATGAGTTCGGTCATGTGGTGGCTGTGGCTCCCGGCCAGGCCATCATCACCGTGTCCAACGGCACCTACTCCGCCCTGTGCGTCATAGCGGTGGAGGCATCCTCCACGGAGGTGAAGGACTTCAAGCTGTCCATGGACCACTTCTCCGGCCTGAAGCCCAACGGCGCCATCACCGTCCGGGTGGTGGACCTGCAGCCCGCCGATGTGGAGATCTATCAGAATCAGTGGCTGGTATATGAGGACGACGAGGACTGGGCGGGCCTGGTCAGCGTCTCCCAGAACAGCAGCGACGCGCTGGAGGGCCTTATCGACCTGAACTATCAGGCCTCCGCGGACAAGATCCCCTCCGGAACCGGCCATCTGGACGTCACCATCAACGGTGTTACCCGGACCATGACCTTTGACTGGGAGGACGTCTATCAGACCTCCGACCAGGAGGACCTGCAGTCCGACGCCTACTACAACGAGCAGACCTATTACGTCACCGCCGGTGAGACCGCCAGCCTCATCGCCCGGTACCGCCAGACCCACTCCTTCTCCGATGTGAAGCTGTACACGGCCCAGGGGTATGTTTCCGGCGGCAGCGACAATCCCACCACCGCCGCCACCGGCCTGGTGCTGGACGGCCCGGACTTTGTCCTCTCCGGCAGCGAGCCCTGGCGCGGCAGATTGGTGAACACCGAGGGCTATGCCCTGCCGGAGTCCATCCATGTGGTTTACCGCTATGATTACGGCTATGAGTATGAGCTGACGGAAAACGCCATGTACAATGGCTATACCTATGACCGTACCACCGGCGATATCGTCGTGTCCGCCCCCTACGGCTCCTCCACCACGGTGGTGATCCGGGCAGACGGCACGGAGAAGGCCGGTAATCCGGCGGGTGCCCTCTCCGGCGTCACCTATGACCGTCCCGACAGCACCTACGGTCCCTTCAACTGGACGGTGACGGAGGGCGGCGGCAAGCTGGAGACCGCCGAGGACGTCAACGTTAACGGCACCCGCAAGAACGTTGCCTATTACACCCCCTCGGAGCCCGGCGTCAGCTATCTGACCGCCACCACCAAGGACGGGCAGTATCATGTGAACTTCGCCGTGGTCTGCCTGCCGGTGCAGGCCAATACCCTGCGCCTGGATGATACCCGGGCCACCCTGCATCCCCTGGAGACTCTGGCGCTGAACGCGACGCTGACTCCTACCCCCACCCGGGCGGAGGACGCCGCGCTGACCTGGACCTCCTTCAACCCCGAGGTAGCCACCGTGGATGAAAACGGCGTTGTCACCGCCCACAAGCCCGGCTACGCTTACATCAAGGTGTCCACCGATATCAACACCAGCGTCACCGCCTACTGCGTGGTGGAGGTATTGCCTGGTCAGGGCTATACCGTGACTCTGGACGCCAACGGCGGCATGGTGAAGCCCGACTCCGTCAGCGTCCAGTACGGCATAGCTGTGGGCCAGCTGCCTGTGCCCGTCCGTGAGGGCTATACCTTCGACGGCTGGTATGACGAAAACGGTGCGCAGTACACCGAGGACACCATATATGCCATCGCCGGAGACGCCACCCTCACTGCCCGCTGGACCGCCAATATCTACGAGATCACCCTGGACGCCAACGGCGGCGTCACCGACGTGGCCCTGGTCCAGGTGACCTTCGGCCAGGCCGTGGGCGCCCTGCCCACACCTACCCGGGAGGGCTATGTGTTCCTGGGCTGGTTCGACGAGGTGGGCAGCCGCTATGATGCTTCCACCGTCTACAGCACAGCCGATGGTGTGACCCTCACCGCCCGCTGGGGTCAGGAGGACAGCACCTTCACCATTACCCTGAACGCCAATGGCGGCAAGGTGGAGCCCTCTGCTCTGGCGGTGGTATACGGTCAGGCTGTGGGCACCCTGCCCGTACCCACCCGGGAGGGCTATACCTTCGGCGGCTGGTACGACAAGGACGGCAACCGCTACGACGCCTCCAGCGTGTACAGCGTCAAGGGTGACACGACCCTGACGGCCCGCTGGATCGAAAACAGTGTCCAGACCGGCGACGGGTTCCCCATCTTCCTGCTGAGCGGCGCGATGATGGCGGCTGCCGCAGGCGCTGTGATGCTCCTGCTGAAGCGGCGGAAGCTCATGGGCGAATAA
- a CDS encoding ABC transporter permease, whose translation MIGIINQDSQAGWLPTIGNQKYLLAILVVAVMTGLMYIYLNYSKQGYEIAVVGESRRTASYAGIKVDRVIIRTMALSGALCGLIGLLLTSSTDHTMTTTIVDGRGFTAVMVSWMAKFNPIIMIFVSLLLVVLSRGASEISTAFGLNRSFSDILTGIILFFIIGCEFFINYKVQFRSSGKKEA comes from the coding sequence ATGATCGGCATCATCAACCAGGACTCCCAGGCCGGCTGGCTGCCCACCATCGGCAACCAGAAGTATCTGCTGGCCATTCTGGTGGTAGCCGTGATGACGGGTCTGATGTACATTTATCTGAACTACAGCAAGCAGGGCTATGAGATCGCCGTGGTGGGCGAGAGCCGCCGCACCGCCAGCTATGCCGGTATCAAGGTGGACCGGGTCATTATCCGGACCATGGCCCTGTCCGGCGCACTGTGCGGCCTCATCGGTCTGCTGCTGACCTCCAGCACCGACCACACCATGACCACCACCATCGTGGACGGCCGCGGCTTCACCGCCGTTATGGTGTCCTGGATGGCGAAATTCAACCCCATTATCATGATCTTCGTGTCCCTGCTGCTGGTGGTCCTCAGCCGCGGCGCCAGCGAGATCTCCACGGCCTTCGGCCTGAACCGCTCCTTCTCCGATATCCTGACGGGCATCATCCTGTTCTTCATCATCGGCTGCGAGTTCTTCATCAACTACAAGGTCCAGTTCCGTTCTTCCGGAAAGAAGGAGGCGTGA
- a CDS encoding DUF6017 domain-containing protein — protein MIFVAVYRVNKNRGYTVMANFHLRDKSLSLKAVGLLSKMLSFNDGWKFSTKGLSAICKEGPDAILSALRELEKHGYLVRHRQRDGKGRMSSTIFEIYEEPQESTPEREMPHTGNPCVEKPDVDNPHGDKSAQINTDQVITQERNTLSKNYQSINLDGMDRMDERSEYEEIIKENLDYDILCQDPKFDKDRFREIMDIMLDAVCSTAPTIRINGEDMPQQVVKSRFLKLNSSHIEYVLEAMNKNPSDIRNIRAYLLTALYNASLTIDNYYSALVNHDFYGQDRSAGSKKPKTYDYSLCEDTL, from the coding sequence GTGATTTTCGTGGCAGTCTATCGCGTAAACAAGAATCGTGGCTATACGGTCATGGCGAACTTCCACCTTCGAGACAAGAGCCTGTCACTCAAGGCAGTCGGTCTTCTCTCAAAGATGCTCTCGTTCAATGATGGCTGGAAGTTCTCAACCAAGGGACTTTCTGCAATCTGCAAGGAAGGTCCGGATGCCATTCTCTCCGCGCTCCGTGAGCTTGAAAAGCACGGCTACCTTGTCCGGCACCGGCAGAGAGACGGTAAAGGCAGGATGAGCAGCACAATCTTTGAGATATACGAAGAGCCGCAGGAGTCAACGCCAGAACGGGAAATGCCACACACGGGAAATCCATGTGTGGAGAAGCCAGATGTGGATAATCCACACGGGGATAAGTCCGCACAAATAAATACTGATCAAGTAATTACCCAAGAAAGAAATACTCTCTCAAAGAACTATCAATCCATCAATCTTGATGGGATGGACAGGATGGATGAGCGAAGCGAGTATGAAGAGATTATCAAAGAGAATCTTGATTACGACATTCTCTGTCAGGATCCGAAGTTCGATAAAGACCGCTTCCGGGAGATCATGGACATCATGCTGGATGCCGTCTGTTCCACTGCGCCGACCATCCGCATCAATGGCGAGGATATGCCGCAGCAAGTGGTTAAGTCCCGCTTTCTCAAGCTGAATAGCAGCCACATAGAGTACGTTCTGGAAGCAATGAACAAGAACCCGTCAGACATCCGTAATATCCGGGCGTACCTGTTGACCGCTCTGTATAACGCCTCTCTGACGATAGACAATTACTACTCCGCCCTCGTCAACCATGATTTCTACGGGCAGGACAGATCGGCAGGGTCAAAGAAGCCGAAGACCTACGATTATAGCCTTTGTGAAGACACTCTTTAA
- a CDS encoding phage antirepressor KilAC domain-containing protein, with amino-acid sequence MDNKIEIFKNEQFGEVRTILEGEKVLFCAADVAKALGYTNPNKAVNDHCRAITKRSTPISGKVQSINFIPEGDVYRLIIRSKLPAAEKFELWVFDEVIPTIRKTGGYMTDSLLERIQKEPAVIVEFAQALILEKNRVKALECELNTAKPKADYYDAFINPDDCTNIRTTAKELKIPERKFVQFLLREKYLFRSPSGQLLPYNKDSNAGLFIVRDFVTYCYTGSQTYFTPKGKEVIRMKFQKKCAEELLPKMAR; translated from the coding sequence ATGGATAACAAAATCGAAATCTTCAAGAATGAACAGTTTGGTGAGGTAAGAACGATCCTCGAAGGAGAAAAAGTTCTGTTCTGTGCAGCAGATGTTGCAAAGGCACTCGGTTACACCAACCCGAACAAGGCGGTCAACGACCATTGCAGGGCTATAACGAAACGTTCTACCCCTATCAGCGGGAAAGTTCAGAGTATCAACTTCATCCCGGAAGGAGACGTTTATCGGCTAATTATTCGCAGCAAACTTCCTGCGGCTGAAAAGTTTGAACTGTGGGTATTTGATGAGGTCATTCCTACCATTCGCAAGACCGGCGGCTACATGACGGACTCCCTTCTGGAACGCATTCAGAAGGAACCTGCGGTCATTGTGGAGTTTGCTCAGGCGTTGATTCTGGAAAAGAATCGTGTGAAGGCTCTTGAGTGTGAGCTGAACACGGCGAAGCCCAAAGCCGATTACTACGACGCCTTCATCAATCCGGATGACTGCACCAATATCCGAACGACGGCGAAGGAACTGAAAATCCCGGAGCGCAAGTTCGTCCAGTTCCTTCTCAGAGAGAAGTACCTGTTCCGATCTCCCTCCGGTCAGCTTCTTCCCTACAACAAGGACAGCAACGCCGGACTGTTCATCGTCCGCGATTTTGTGACGTACTGCTACACCGGTTCTCAGACCTACTTCACGCCGAAGGGCAAGGAGGTCATCCGAATGAAGTTCCAGAAAAAGTGTGCCGAAGAGCTGCTTCCCAAGATGGCAAGGTGA
- a CDS encoding ABC transporter permease yields MNFDIVSFIPRAVMQGIPLLYGSTGEILTEKSGNLNLGIPGIMYVGGICGVIGAFFYEQAVPADQMSGFLAILIPMLCSLLGSLLMGLLYCFLTVTLRANQNVTGLTMTTFGVGIGNFFGGSLIKLTGSEVPSIALSATSGYFAKSLPFAKSLGWFGQIFLSYGFLAYLAIILALLSSYFLKHTRPGLHLRSVGESASTADAAGINVTRYKYLATCVGSMIAGLGGLYYVMDYASGVWSNNAFGDRGWLAIALVIFTIWRPNVSVLASILFGGLYILYLYIPTGSQMAVKELYKMLPYVVTVVVLVISSLRNNMEKQPPASLGLSYFREER; encoded by the coding sequence ATGAATTTTGATATTGTATCCTTCATCCCCCGCGCGGTCATGCAGGGTATCCCCCTGCTGTACGGCAGCACCGGCGAGATCCTCACCGAGAAGTCCGGCAATCTGAACCTGGGTATCCCCGGCATCATGTATGTGGGCGGTATCTGCGGCGTCATCGGCGCGTTCTTCTATGAGCAGGCCGTGCCCGCCGACCAGATGAGCGGCTTTCTGGCCATTCTGATCCCCATGCTGTGCTCCCTGCTGGGCTCTCTGCTGATGGGCCTGCTGTACTGCTTCCTGACGGTGACCCTGCGGGCCAACCAGAACGTTACCGGTCTGACCATGACCACCTTCGGCGTGGGCATCGGCAACTTCTTCGGCGGCTCCCTGATCAAGCTCACCGGCAGTGAGGTCCCCTCCATTGCCCTGTCCGCCACCAGCGGCTATTTTGCCAAGTCCCTGCCCTTTGCCAAGAGTCTGGGCTGGTTCGGCCAGATCTTCCTGTCCTATGGCTTCCTGGCGTATCTGGCCATTATCCTGGCCCTGCTGTCCTCCTATTTCCTGAAGCACACCCGCCCCGGCCTGCACCTGCGCTCCGTGGGTGAAAGCGCCTCCACCGCCGACGCCGCCGGCATCAACGTCACCCGGTATAAGTACCTGGCCACCTGCGTGGGCAGCATGATCGCCGGTCTCGGCGGCCTGTACTACGTGATGGACTACGCCAGCGGCGTGTGGTCCAACAACGCCTTCGGCGACCGCGGCTGGCTGGCCATCGCCCTGGTGATCTTCACCATCTGGCGTCCCAATGTCAGTGTCCTGGCCTCCATCCTGTTCGGCGGCCTGTACATCCTGTATCTGTACATCCCCACCGGCAGCCAGATGGCCGTGAAGGAGCTGTACAAGATGCTGCCGTATGTGGTCACCGTGGTGGTGCTGGTGATCTCCAGCCTGCGCAACAACATGGAAAAGCAGCCGCCTGCAAGTCTGGGCCTCAGCTACTTCCGAGAGGAACGGTAA